The Bombus fervidus isolate BK054 chromosome 6, iyBomFerv1, whole genome shotgun sequence genome contains a region encoding:
- the Teh1 gene encoding tipE homolog 1 phospholipid transfer protein isoform X2 gives MRGSSSELLLEASCVQCQSDHHAGQHTTRHQQQHQLNEKHDFQERELRRRKLLELGFGASRRRPPRRTCRQRFNFYATSALAFVATSGGAALLFLVPLYVDPAISTLAADFSPDPVICTTSRREELAGLFNCTWSSCREGCTSDVYRCTHIYVTYTPWSNTSMKNDTGGRGYSGNSTGVTHTSTTSVPTPGDVEAVLLVNIKGCGYPPIVDCENFTRELGYEGAKFPCHYSRVNGSIVMANYNREAQVTTIIHFFAAPFVVTLATSVALCVMHCDCRCSPPPRHSSRGMRRGRGNDLRIELCKFCNIHIGR, from the exons ATGCGCGGGAGCAGCTCTGAACTCCTGCTGGAGGCGAGTTGCGTCCAGTGTCAGAGCGATCATCACGCCGGTCAGCACACCACCAGGCATCAGCAGCAGCATCAGCTAAACGAGAAACACGACTTCCAGGAGCGAGAGCTACGTCGTCGCAAACTGTTGGAGCTCGGGTTCGGCGCTTCGCGGCGCCGACCGCCACGGCGTACCTGCCGTCAGCGGTTCAACTTTTACGCCACCTCGGCGTTGGCATTTGTCGCGACGTCCGGCGGTGCGGCCCTGTTATTTTTGGTGCCGCTATACGTCGATCCGGCCATCAGCACTCTGGCTGCCGATTTCTCGCCAGATCCGGTCATCTGCACCACCTCCAGGCGCGAAGAACTCGCTGGCTTGTTCAATTGTACCTGGAGTTCCTGCCGCGAAGGATGCACCAGTGACGTTTATAGGTGTACGCATATATACGTCACGTATACACCATGGAGCAATACGAGCATGAAGAATGACACCGGGGGTAGAGGCTATTCGGGGAACTCTACCGGCGTCACGCACACCTCAACCACTTCGG TGCCGACGCCAGGCGACGTGGAAGCGGTGCTCCTGGTGAACATCAAGGGGTGCGGCTATCCGCCGATCGTCGACTGCGAAAACTTCACCCGCGAACTAGGCTACGAAGGCGCGAAATTCCCCTGCCATTACAGCCGCGTGAACGGCAGCATAGTGATGGCGAACTATAACCGCGAGGCGCAGGTCACCACCATCATACACTTCTTCGCGGCGCCTTTCGTAGTGACTCTCGCGACCAGCGTCGCTCTGTGTGTGATGCACTGTGACTGCAGGTGCAGTCCACCGCCACGGCATTCGTCGCGAGGAATGAGAAGAGGCAGGGGCAACGATCTCAG
- the Teh1 gene encoding tipE homolog 1 phospholipid transfer protein isoform X1 translates to MRGSSSELLLEASCVQCQSDHHAGQHTTRHQQQHQLNEKHDFQERELRRRKLLELGFGASRRRPPRRTCRQRFNFYATSALAFVATSGGAALLFLVPLYVDPAISTLAADFSPDPVICTTSRREELAGLFNCTWSSCREGCTSDVYRCTHIYVTYTPWSNTSMKNDTGGRGYSGNSTGVTHTSTTSVPTPGDVEAVLLVNIKGCGYPPIVDCENFTRELGYEGAKFPCHYSRVNGSIVMANYNREAQVTTIIHFFAAPFVVTLATSVALCVMHCDCRCSPPPRHSSRGMRRGRGNDLSDHSISNRVDRRGHPTHCECGEVTRPL, encoded by the exons ATGCGCGGGAGCAGCTCTGAACTCCTGCTGGAGGCGAGTTGCGTCCAGTGTCAGAGCGATCATCACGCCGGTCAGCACACCACCAGGCATCAGCAGCAGCATCAGCTAAACGAGAAACACGACTTCCAGGAGCGAGAGCTACGTCGTCGCAAACTGTTGGAGCTCGGGTTCGGCGCTTCGCGGCGCCGACCGCCACGGCGTACCTGCCGTCAGCGGTTCAACTTTTACGCCACCTCGGCGTTGGCATTTGTCGCGACGTCCGGCGGTGCGGCCCTGTTATTTTTGGTGCCGCTATACGTCGATCCGGCCATCAGCACTCTGGCTGCCGATTTCTCGCCAGATCCGGTCATCTGCACCACCTCCAGGCGCGAAGAACTCGCTGGCTTGTTCAATTGTACCTGGAGTTCCTGCCGCGAAGGATGCACCAGTGACGTTTATAGGTGTACGCATATATACGTCACGTATACACCATGGAGCAATACGAGCATGAAGAATGACACCGGGGGTAGAGGCTATTCGGGGAACTCTACCGGCGTCACGCACACCTCAACCACTTCGG TGCCGACGCCAGGCGACGTGGAAGCGGTGCTCCTGGTGAACATCAAGGGGTGCGGCTATCCGCCGATCGTCGACTGCGAAAACTTCACCCGCGAACTAGGCTACGAAGGCGCGAAATTCCCCTGCCATTACAGCCGCGTGAACGGCAGCATAGTGATGGCGAACTATAACCGCGAGGCGCAGGTCACCACCATCATACACTTCTTCGCGGCGCCTTTCGTAGTGACTCTCGCGACCAGCGTCGCTCTGTGTGTGATGCACTGTGACTGCAGGTGCAGTCCACCGCCACGGCATTCGTCGCGAGGAATGAGAAGAGGCAGGGGCAACGATCTCAG